The following DNA comes from Vespula pensylvanica isolate Volc-1 chromosome 5, ASM1446617v1, whole genome shotgun sequence.
TGGCATCGGTCCAGCAACCACGTTACTGAAATAGATTTCGGCGCTGGTAATGCAACGGGTCCTCGTAGGCAATGAATAGCGGCAAGAAGATCAGTAGCGCGTCGGCCAGTTCCCGAGGAAAAACCGGAGGTACCCGACTCCGCGAGCTACACATGAACGTGAGTGTGGAACCCTTTGATTCTTCAGTTAGTGAGTtctctcgatatatcgatcgatcgatcgatcatttgcttcgtcaattatttattgtgtCTACTTCGATGTGATTATCGCGTAAAAAAATCTATGCGTATCGTCGTCGTGTTTCCAAGAAAGTTCATGTAAATATCCGCGAGAATAGAGCGACTCTGCTCTATTTTCGTACAGTGCATCGTgccgaaggaaagagagagagagagagagagagaaattcaacGCCAAGCTGCCTGGCCTCCGCTCGCATTTTTCACGATGAtacgtgagagaaaaaagaaagaaaaaagataaataggcTAGCTGTTGATAGGTCCGTCGTGCGTGTTTTTAACgtcgaaatttcattttcatcgggAATGGCTCGAGATTGACGGAATTCGTATGTCTATCTAGAATTTGGAAGATCTCCAATTTGCTCGGGCTTTAGCGATTTCATCGAGGAACAATTCTCGTcaacgatttcttcttcttctccttcttcttcttcttcttcttcttccttcccttcGTTGCTAATCGGTACGATGAGTCATAACACAACAATGTGTTCCATGCTGCACAGTTTTACAAGTATTAGACAAGAGAATGACGTTCGAGTTATGTCGAACGATTAGacgagtaaaaatattatagaagagTAATAAAAAGCTAAAATTTTCTAGAACATTGTATCTATGCCGTTTGGCCCGGGAAAATTTGTTTGGCCGTCCAAAACAGTACTGCGGGGAACAAAAGAGATAGCCACgtagaaagggaagagaaggagtaAACGCGTTCTAAAGATACCATCTAATTCGAGAATCTAATTCACATTTATCTTACAGCCTTTAAGACTAACGTGATCGCAGAACGAAAATGTCGGAATATCAtggttatttatttacttggaATATTTCTACTGGACTATCGACGCCCATTCATATAACACGTGTCCCAGAATATGTCGAGGAATGTTATGTTGCGAGATGACGACATTTCGCTTTATTTTTGGACGCGGAACAGAGATTTTTCGTCAATGCCCCcgtaaataaaaacgatcaaAGGATACCCAGATTTATTCTATTTccgaagaataaaagaagctTCTTTTACAAGGATTAATTCATtatacgttttcttcttctaacgaCTTTGCAGAATCCGGGAGCTGAAAAATGGCGGCCCATGGCCATTTCGAATCCATCTACTCGATTGCGTATGGCACGGACCATGCCTCACTGGGTATTGGTACGTTCTAATATACTTTTACATAAccgattattaatatcaaaataaagaaGTTTACGATCTGACAATGATTTGACATTGACAAGTAACGTTTGACAATagctttgaaagaaaatttgtcgaattaagaataaaacaataaatgttGTATAAAAGGCACAACAGCAGAAGGATGCGGAGGAGCGGAAGGAACGAATACCAACCCCACCGAAGGTACCACCACCGTCGCTCTCCGGAGACTGTGGTGACCCAGACTACGAGATCATCGAATTCCCGATCCGAGGAACACCCCAGAAAACGACACCAATGTCGACCGACCTACCATCCATTACCAAGCACAGCAAATGTGCCCTTTGCGGCACCGAGAACGTCTTTGCACGATGCGACACCTGTAAAGAGAATTATTGCGAAGCATGTGACGACATGAATCATAAACATCCCAAGAGAAAAGCTCACGTTAGACGGAGGATCGTGACTGAAACTGCAGCAAAGAACAGACCACCTTTGCCACCAAAAGGTGAAAATCTAGCTGGTCCACCTCCTGTACCACCACCGAGAAGAAATCGCAAGAGCTCTCAGGTAGGCTGCATCCTATCCTAATTCCTGATATCCTATTACAAGAACATCTCCTAAAACACgataacttttctttcgttggtTATGtaccctatttctctctctctctctctctctctctctctctctctcttactcgctcactcactcactcactcactcactttttctctcttcgatattCCCTTTCCGGATCTGCAGATACCTTAATTATAACGACGGAtcttaatacataatatttatactcgTATTATTTAACGAACGTTCACGTTGATGATTCATTGTCACTACAAACGTCACACCGAGGCAACGAAGATTGTTTACccttcaatattttattaccgtTGAATTGTTTTACAGATTTTATTGTAACACCCTCGTATTGTTTTCTAATACACCATGTTACCGAAAAAGACGTCTGCCGTATTCACTGAacccgttctctctctctctttctctatcacaaTTTCCGTTTGAAGGTAACGGCGTGGAAAAGACCTCCGGCAAAGTCATCATagttaataatcaaaaaacaaCGGAGATATTGTTGCTTCGTTGAAACAGTGAATATGGCAGGTTAGGGTTAGAACGGTAACacgatcatttttcatataccATTCGTAATCTTTTCCGTACCGTTACTGGTACCTTCCCATTCCTGATCTTCCTGCAGGACGAGATTACACGCAGAAACATAGGATTTatacgtacctacctacctacctacgtttGAATTCTTTACAGCATCTACCATCGGCTTGTatcgcttaaaaaaaaaaaaaaaaaaaaaaaaagaattcactTACAGCGTATGTAGCATACAAAAAGTCACGTTTAGGAGTCGGCATTTCGTTTCGTAAATCCTTCTATGCGTATCCACGAAGCCAATTTATGTATTCGACAAAATATACCTATGTAAAAACCGAACGGTATTCCGAATGTCAAAATGTGATATCTAAATCCAACGTGTAAGCTAAAGTTTCGCGCTTAGGCCAAACTCACGCAGAATCAAGGAGGTACGAATCGATCATTGATCGAGAAACCGGGAAGTACGAAGCGTGATGTTTCCAACGCTAGTGGATCATCGTCGACGACTAGGGAGACAAATTTTCAAGGATCGAAGATTAACACCACGATCGAAGGATCGGGATCGAGTACCGACAAGATGTCTACCTTACAGGTATGCTTTTACtctatttatcgatatctttttGGTTTCGACATTGGAGAACTCGTAATCGTAGAACTTGAGAATGATTCTGATGTTTCAGGAAAGATACAGGAGATATCAGGAAGCAATGAGAGCCCAAGATGCAAATCGACGAAGACGTACACCATCCGATGCTTCGTCGAGAGAAACCGCAAGTCCCAGGCCAGTTAGCATAGGGAGTTCTAAAGCGACGCCGCCTttaccacctccaccacctcccAGATCTATAATACAATCGACCAGCGTGTGCGATCTCTCGGCACCGCACATGTGGAATCTTGGAATGCATCAGGTACGTAATCGGTAGGATAGAGAATATACGTAAAATAACGGATTTTATAATCAAAAGAAACTTGTCGACGCTTGCTTGTGTTCAGGCTCAATCGATGGCACAGTTAGGTCCCGGTGGAATGCCAATGATGTGGTACTCGCCGAACAATCCCTGGGACGCGTCGATGAGTGCTTCGACCTTGAGTTTAAATCATCCACCTTTATGGGCATACCCCATGGGATATCATCCGTCTCAAATGTTACCACCGCATTATCCGGGAACTCTGTCGAGACCGCACAGTCCAGCGAGGAGTTTAAAGTCGAGCAGAAGGTCCAGGGCACCCTCGCCATCTCCAAGTATAAAATCAAGAAAGTCTATCGtctcgagatcgagatcgagaatATCCCCTGGATCGCCTTCGGACGCTAGCTCCGAAGATTCCGAGGAATCTGACTTCGACGATAGACTTTCTCGAGGATCGAGAAGTATCAGACGAGGTAGCGTTCCAAGAAGTATCAGACAGAGAAGTTATCAAGATAACGATGGTTCTAGGACTTTACTGTCTCGACCTCGTCGAGAGTAAGTAGTCTATACGTTTGCTTTGTATTCTAACGATCGTACATTCCCAAGAGTATCGTTATTCATGAGTTCGATCTTTTAGGAGACTAACGTCGGAGGATAGGATGACCAGCACGGAGGAACAATGGTCTGAAAATCAATCGACCAGACGGTACTCGATGTCCTCGAGAGGTTACGAGGACTCTCGAAGGAACACGATCGATTCTCGTCTTCGGAACATCGAAAATGGAACTTACCATGATCAGCGAcgcgaacgacgacgacgtaaaAGTACCGACGAGGAACTGTCCGATCGAAAATCTAATCCAACAGCTAGAACAAGGATCACCAGTTCCTCCGACGATCATTTCGAACGAACGGAGAAACGTTCGACGTTATACGACGACGAAATCCTTTCGTCGAAGAGACACTCTTTAAGAAACGAAGACGATCCGAGGAGATCCATCTCGCAGAGAGCTTCGAGAATGACTTTGGCAGAGTCGCAAAGACAAGCTCTGGATTCTCGTGATTCGAccttgaaaagagaaacagaaaacgaGTCGGAACGTCTTTCGTCGCGTTCTATACGAAACGCTACGACGGACGTCGATGAACTGCGAAAAAGGGAACAACGTATTCAGGACCAAAATAATGTCTCGTCCAAGAGAATATCGTCCTTTAAGAGAGAGGACTCGTTGGATCAGGCTGAACGAGCTTCGGTACAGCGCAGCTCTAGAAGGTCTTCCATCGAAACGGATACGAATCAAAACTTTAAAAGATTGTCTTCGCGCGAAATGTCGCGAACGAAGGAGGACGACGAAAGGATGCTAGcgaggaataagaaagaatcgaGCGTAGATCGGGACTCTCAAATATCTCGAACTAACGAATCCATTCAaatcaaagagaagaaaacgaacgtGGAAGACAGCAATGAGTCGTTCAAAGGATCGAAAGAAATGGTAAAcgcgttaaagaaaaattctcctacgaataaaaaagctaCGATCGAATTACCAGCTGACGAGTGGTCCTGCGAGCATTGCACTTTCATAAACAAAATCACCGAACGCGTTTGCGTAATCTGCTGCAAGACCAGAAGCAGTGCCCTACCTTCGAACGAGACGGATGATGCCGATACCAACATAGAAGATATTCAAACaatcgataacgataacaaacAAGTGTCGGGTTCTACCGAGGATCCTAATCCCGATTtggagaagaaaacaaatcttttgaaaatctCGAATAGCGAAGAAAGTGGTGACAGTGGATCGACAAAGAACAAAGGTAGAACCGGACGAAAAATCAGCTTTTCTTTTGGTACCAAGTTATCCAAATGATGAACAAATTTTACACGTTACCCTCTTTTCATAAACGActcgttctttctcgttcgcttCCGTTAgtttccgttcgttcgttttcataAACACACCAGcccccattttttttctttcgattcgcgAGATTTCAAGatgtttctaaatatttttttaccgTTCTTCTAATAGACCATCGATCATTGTTCCTCTTCTCTATATGTGTATCCttgaatgaataataaagaagcaTGCAAACTGTTTCTCACGTCTTTCGTGGAAGTCAAATGCGTAAGCGTATTTGAAATTTCACCATGTGATTTATCTatgaaattcattattattcattcaaGTTACAATCTTTTCAAGAACGAATACGCATTTGACTTGTGGATATACCTTTACtccaaacaagaaaaaaatatattgaaagaaatataataaaataaggatagataaatagaataaatcaattgagaaaagaaaagtaaacttTACAATTTGTCGAATCGATTGAATGATCACACACGATTGTATAATCTTACATCAATGTTATTCATATCGACAACACTTACAATAAacaagtaattaaaaaagaaagacgacgaagaaaataaaaacgataagatAAGACGAATATTTTGTCGTTTTTCTCATCGGAAATGCACTTGTTCGGTTTCAGGTATAAGCCTAGCAGAAAGTTCGACAGATATGCATGACGTTAAATTAGCCGAATCATCGACTACGTCcgagagaaaagacgaaggaaCTTTGACATCCTCGACACTAACATTATCCTTATCAAAGGGAACTAACCCTGAAGATATCGATGAACTCGTAAAACGACCTGCGTTATCTAAATCCAATGAGAGGATCGAAGAAACTCGTAAAGTTTCAACCGGAACGTCTCCGCCACCGCAAAGTATTTCCACCCAAGTAAGCCACAAGTTCGAGAAATAAACACTTAACATATGTTTATCGACGATAATGtggtataatatttaatcgaaaagaaaataaaaaataaaaaaaaaaaaaaacgagaaaaaattgaCGAGAACGTTTATTCGatgggaaagaaataaatgtttcagACATACGATTTTCTTCCACGAGGAGGTAGTGGTTCCCTTCGTAGATCGATGTCAACATCCAAAGGATTTTTGTCTTACGAGGATAGCGAGACAGAGGTAGGAGGAGATAAGAGCTATATCAACTTTTATCCGTCCCGATCTggaatttataatgatttatatgattgaataaatttaatatacatgcGTATAAAATTGTTCCTTTCCTACGAGAGTTTGTTACAATGGACGGATGAAAGTTAATAAACGCAAAGTCTGATtgtttattaacgattaaaacgtTGTCGAAGAaactcatctcatctcatctcattcTCATTATTCGtcttaataaaaaacgatacgGAGCATATGTTCCAGGAACCAAATAGATTTACGAACAGTCCCGATCTGTATCCACGAACGATACAAGAACAATATCTGCGGCAAGCGATTTCAAGTCAGAGCAGAGATCGAACTCGAAGAAATTCCATCGACTCCGCTCATCTCTATTATCGCTCTAGGGTAATCAAGCTACTTGCTTTATCGTAATTGACGcgatggattttttttttgtgcaaAGTAATCATAGTTTTCTTAACCCAACAGTTCTAACAACTTTGTGTCCTCGGTGTGAACGTAGGTAGGCAGGAtgacgatttaattatttcttttttttcattatttttctaatatatatctacatatacatacatacatacatacatatatacatatatatatatatatattacacactcACAGGCTTTAGTTTTAATCAGGAGCATCATGTGTTAAGCTTGATCGCTTTTCTTGCGACTGAATAAAGCGAACGTATCTCTCATTGATTTTTGATATTTGTATTGCATAGGAACCTAGCCAGCCTAGATTCATCGAAGCAGGTCCTAGTACCTCGACTCAAGGTGTATCTACGTTGACTCGTCAAGGATTAGAAATCGTCGAGCTCTTGCGAGAAGCAGAGAGACAAGGATATTCGACTGACGACGTTCAGGTGGCTCTAGCACAGGGTGCGTCCAATCCAATAGAATGGTTAAAGACACAATGGCCTCGTTCGATCGAGGCTGTTCAAATCTTGGTAAGCACCCAAGggaaagaacagagagaaaataatatcggtGTCCTTTCTGTAAACGAAGCGAAGGATGCTTTGAGGTCGGTCAAAGGTGACGTTTGGAATGCTGTCACCATTGCTACCCAACGTAGACAGCACaaggtaatatatttatatacataggtatgcatatatatagaattatgaTAAACAAtagaatcaatttttaataatcttccatgacattttcttttcttcctagaCCGCAGAAATTCTAACAAAAGGCAATTTTACAATGGCTGATGTTGTTAAAGCTCTCGATAACAACGATGGCATCGTCGATGCCGCTTTACTCGAGCTACAGAAAAATCAACTGAAGCCGTTTTTAATGAGGATCTGGGGTCCTCCGGTCGGGGTTGAAAATGATGATGCTGCACCACAAGGAGGTGAGtcaatttattcttctcttataAGTAGGACATACGTATATCGAACTATAAATGCATTAgtaaattatacgaataattattaagaaatatataaatatttaataagacaTGACAGAGTAAGGACAATAAGAAAACATAatgcaaaaaaatttatctacgTAAATAGATGCGGCTGGTATAGTTGGTGGTGCAACAAGGATTCTCGAACAGATTACCACTGTATCGGATACGGAGGCGAAGAAGCAGGTAATGTCACCAATTATTGACAATTTCGTCGCATTGCAGACCGACTTTAGAAAACAGCTGGCGGCACTAAGACAAATGACTTATAATTGGGAATACGAGAAAGACCCTCTAAACGACACTCGAGGTAATAATTCGGTTGATTTACTCGGCAGCTCGAACGGCGAAGACCCAACGATCGACGAAACCCTATTGCCAAGATCggtagaaaatattcattcaaaTCGGACGGTCGATGTAGAGAttgaacaaacgaacaaagtAGAAAATACTATGGACGATAAGGATAATCAATTAGAGAGTAGTATAATTGAATcaatagaaaacaaacaaaaaattgacgatacgaatattatagaaaataatgcaGGATTAACGGTAAAGGAACAATTGGAGATCGAtgaaaaggatcgatcgattgacgAAAATaggacaaaagaaataattagcATCGATGAATCgtcgaaaaaaatagaaactcgTGATAAAgacgatcgaaataataattccaaAGATATTGCGACAGTAAATTCGTACGATGCAGTTGTTACGAATGAGAAACATTTCAATTCTGAGACTGTTACGGTAACGGAGAAATCCGATGATGAAGATGTTACGAAAgggaataaagaaataacgaatgaGAATGAAGTATCGATGGGTGAAGATGAAATAACGCAGAAAGAGGATAAAAGGCTCTTTCGTAACGAGACTTTGCcagaggataaaaaaaatagttctCAAGAGACCTCCCTTCAACAAGATACAAATATAGTCGAGCAACCGGATCTGAAAATGCATAATGACACTACGGATAGAACGATAACAAGAAAAGTAAACGAGCGAAACAAGTCTCaggtagaaaatttatttaggaACGAAGGTTCTTCCATAAACGAGCATGGTTTAGAAGTAAACGCTGTACCCCAGTCTAAGACGATGGAGTTGCTAATGTCTGCTGTTAGATCCTTGCCGGAACAAATGATAGGACCTTTCGTAACGGCTATGAAAATGTTATCGCCTAAATTAACGACGATCGATACCGATACCGATGTAAATGAAAacgatatcgatgaaaattattccaaCCCTGCCTCCACTCCTCATCCTGTTCATTCCGAGTCAATGATCGGAGAAAAGGaggtagaaaataataatgtaaatgatcgaccgatcgatataTCTGCATTAGATAAAAACGAAGTTAAGGATACAATCTCTGaatttatcgatgaaaataaagaaagtacTACGATCGATAGGGCtcaagaagaaacagaaatcgAACAACCACCTAGGGTCGTGCCTGATAAAgaacatgaaaataaaaatatatcgaagccGGATAACGTCAATGTGAAATTCGAAGCGAAGGATTTGACGGATCAACAGAAGGACTTCCGAGCGGTAGGTACGGATCGAACTGAAGCTAATACTGCGCTAACTAACATAGGACAGAATACTACAACAGATAAAACTGCAATCCCTTCGGACGTATCATTAACAAATGCACGTCATTACGAGCTGCCATTGAATCATGATTTTCAATCACGAACGATAATCGATACATACGTGGACATGCATTCTGAAATCGTTGTAGATAATGAAAACATGAATACGGAATTGATAGATCTACAAGATAATTTTCCAGTGATGGAGAAAACGCATGTAGAaagtaataatgattataatgataatgaaaatgataacaatgataaGACAAATAGAGATCCGATGAAACTGGATAAGGAGTTATCGAATGTAACTTCACGTATAATTAATGAACATTCCAATGATCAATCGCATCTAATTAATACATCAATGATCGATGGATCCATAAacataaaatcattttcaaaggaAGCGAATAACTCTTCCAATGATTTCGCATTACCCCATAACCCCATGATTGACTTAACGTTTGATAACAAACAGAATGATGCAGAATCATCATCGACTAACGACGAATCAATGGATAATCTAGATCCATTTGTTCGTAACGACACTCGTTCTAACGAAATTAGTAATCTGATCGAACTTAAAGATGATTTAATCCTCGACGTACCGATATTGACACCAATGAAAATATCCAATGACAATCAACGATTAAATCTAATCGACATTTtcgaatttgataaaaaagatttacagagtaatattttaaaagattcgGTCGATTCTAATTCgcttaatcgatcgaaatctaACGCGGCTTCTTTAAATTTCAATCCTAAATTCGTCGAAGAATCCTCCGAATTTTCATCGCgattaaaatcaaaagatCTCGATTCCAATAATAACGCACCAGAAAATTTATCCAATTTGTCGTCtttaaatcaaatcaaatcaaatgcATCTAACCTTTCGGAtatcgaacaaataaaaacgatagagaagatcgatgataaatcgcgcgaatcgaaagagagaaatgttgAATTTATTAGCGAAGTTATTTTATCGCCGTTATTAAAAGACATACAGACGGTTCGCGAGACGATCGACGACCAAAAACTTTCTTACGAAGTATCATCGTTTCTTGAAAACTTGAACTTTATCGAATCGTCTCCTCGGGTTTTTTTAGAATCGAATATTAATGACATCTCGGCTggtattatcgaaataaacatATCCGAATCTCCGATTATAGCTGTAAACGATTGCGCTCCGGtcaaagaagtagaaaaaattgattctgTATTggaaaccaaaaagaaaattgttgataAGATTAACGAGAAACCGATTGACGATTTAAATGTTAACATTTTCAAAAAGGTTAAATCTAGCGACGTTGAtaaaatcgaaacgaatttAATTGAACCAATTGGTACAATGAAACTAACGAGAGgagatattattaaagaacGATCTAAATCGCCGGTAAAAAAAGTAAGTAGAAGGAAATCGCCAGTTAAGATCATAAAGAGAGCTAATACGCTTCTACCTAAGAAGGTCTCGACAAAAATTAACGTCCTTCCGAGAACTACCGCTCTCGTGAAAGCGAGAAACGCAGCTGttgaaataatgaagaaacCGATCGCTTTGAAAAGTATTACACGGATCGAAGACACGCGATCGAAAGGATCTATCGAACAAATTGAAGACGTTCGTATTAAGAAATCGGAGAATACAATAAAACCGATAAAAACTACGATCGATAATGAAAAGAGATCTGCGAG
Coding sequences within:
- the LOC122629633 gene encoding E3 ubiquitin-protein ligase lubel isoform X4, which codes for MNSGKKISSASASSRGKTGGTRLRELHMNNPGAEKWRPMAISNPSTRLRMARTMPHWVLAQQQKDAEERKERIPTPPKVPPPSLSGDCGDPDYEIIEFPIRGTPQKTTPMSTDLPSITKHSKCALCGTENVFARCDTCKENYCEACDDMNHKHPKRKAHVRRRIVTETAAKNRPPLPPKGENLAGPPPVPPPRRNRKSSQAKLTQNQGGTNRSLIEKPGSTKRDVSNASGSSSTTRETNFQGSKINTTIEGSGSSTDKMSTLQERYRRYQEAMRAQDANRRRRTPSDASSRETASPRPVSIGSSKATPPLPPPPPPRSIIQSTSVCDLSAPHMWNLGMHQAQSMAQLGPGGMPMMWYSPNNPWDASMSASTLSLNHPPLWAYPMGYHPSQMLPPHYPGTLSRPHSPARSLKSSRRSRAPSPSPSIKSRKSIVSRSRSRISPGSPSDASSEDSEESDFDDRLSRGSRSIRRGSVPRSIRQRSYQDNDGSRTLLSRPRRERLTSEDRMTSTEEQWSENQSTRRYSMSSRGYEDSRRNTIDSRLRNIENGTYHDQRRERRRRKSTDEELSDRKSNPTARTRITSSSDDHFERTEKRSTLYDDEILSSKRHSLRNEDDPRRSISQRASRMTLAESQRQALDSRDSTLKRETENESERLSSRSIRNATTDVDELRKREQRIQDQNNVSSKRISSFKREDSLDQAERASVQRSSRRSSIETDTNQNFKRLSSREMSRTKEDDERMLARNKKESSVDRDSQISRTNESIQIKEKKTNVEDSNESFKGSKEMVNALKKNSPTNKKATIELPADEWSCEHCTFINKITERVCVICCKTRSSALPSNETDDADTNIEDIQTIDNDNKQVSGSTEDPNPDLEKKTNLLKISNSEESGDSGSTKNKGISLAESSTDMHDVKLAESSTTSERKDEGTLTSSTLTLSLSKGTNPEDIDELVKRPALSKSNERIEETRKVSTGTSPPPQSISTQTYDFLPRGGSGSLRRSMSTSKGFLSYEDSETEEPNRFTNSPDLYPRTIQEQYLRQAISSQSRDRTRRNSIDSAHLYYRSREPSQPRFIEAGPSTSTQGVSTLTRQGLEIVELLREAERQGYSTDDVQVALAQGASNPIEWLKTQWPRSIEAVQILVSTQGKEQRENNIGVLSVNEAKDALRSVKGDVWNAVTIATQRRQHKTAEILTKGNFTMADVVKALDNNDGIVDAALLELQKNQLKPFLMRIWGPPVGVENDDAAPQGDAAGIVGGATRILEQITTVSDTEAKKQVMSPIIDNFVALQTDFRKQLAALRQMTYNWEYEKDPLNDTRGNNSVDLLGSSNGEDPTIDETLLPRSVENIHSNRTVDVEIEQTNKVENTMDDKDNQLESSIIESIENKQKIDDTNIIENNAGLTVKEQLEIDEKDRSIDENRTKEIISIDESSKKIETRDKDDRNNNSKDIATVNSYDAVVTNEKHFNSETVTVTEKSDDEDVTKGNKEITNENEVSMGEDEITQKEDKRLFRNETLPEDKKNSSQETSLQQDTNIVEQPDLKMHNDTTDRTITRKVNERNKSQVENLFRNEGSSINEHGLEVNAVPQSKTMELLMSAVRSLPEQMIGPFVTAMKMLSPKLTTIDTDTDVNENDIDENYSNPASTPHPVHSESMIGEKEVENNNVNDRPIDISALDKNEVKDTISEFIDENKESTTIDRAQEETEIEQPPRVVPDKEHENKNISKPDNVNVKFEAKDLTDQQKDFRAVESNINDISAGIIEINISESPIIAVNDCAPVKEVEKIDSVLETKKKIVDKINEKPIDDLNVNIFKKVKSSDVDKIETNLIEPIGTMKLTRGDIIKERSKSPVKKVSRRKSPVKIIKRANTLLPKKVSTKINVLPRTTALVKARNAAVEIMKKPIALKSITRIEDTRSKGSIEQIEDVRIKKSENTIKPIKTTIDNEKRSASSMDQRSIESTFERSKKTTDIKNEKVESERDQSVDKNKSKIKFISKIPILTARCKTSSKIVQATASKDKPVKINKIILGSVPTRLPVARQTILKTNLKATKIPNISENVKEKEIVVRKEKESITIGRTADKVDDKKVDNDNDGFNCRTEKEKLESNLETLEIKTEVERSNNSDDDGSSSEHDDEEDEQDEEEEEEEKEVSDVEESSSVFDSSSESENFTVLMREVPKSSSDKSNSVESLLTVEDQIEKTLQAIRAELSNYESDELEENEDLKPDEKDAKDDTENEDSSSLSDEIFEEAICGGEESIDINITKMDEIEIIQNDLEIKTPEDSSIVSNLEETMVEKQISKDSNNKISKNNSVNDDVNKHSRVNEQSKVNEIFKKNTSKIAKLEKRNLHEGNTKDVKMIQSVRVLREVETNDKNKRKKDKEDPRVTQSKRFSLVASCIRRFEGEDKTERKRNEVENVNATRREGSPKTERERTARRLLAEGRASNYEEAEVAASLLALKFGDAEAIHAAKECGSVESALAFLQQECELCTGRYAMSQMISMLKCTHRCCNECAKNYFTIQISDRNIIDAVCPFCKEPNLRDANEDDVLEYFSNLDIQLKSLLDSPIHELFQRKLRDRTLMQDPNFKWCIQCSSGFYADPEHKRLICPDCRSITCAFCRKPWEKQHEGITCEQFAAWKDENDPDNQAAGLAKHLADNGIDCPKCKFRYSLSRGGCMHFTCSQCKFEFCCGCGKAFLMGAKCSISPYCAKLGLHAHHPRNCLFYLRDKEPAQLQQLLKENDIEYDTEGPIGERKCKVQLQKETPAGVVDAICNSDVVEGQAGLCRIHYVEYLVRKIRSTQLEPLPLLNIDDLETCVKRSGLKLPPNWQHYIEYLAGLVLKSKLDPVAIFDLNDAKQELRRRGKVPPAKDQEMSERDYLQACIQIVQKEIPLE